Proteins encoded together in one Plasmodium cynomolgi strain B DNA, chromosome 9, whole genome shotgun sequence window:
- a CDS encoding RNA binding protein (putative), producing MTDNCLCIYNLTKNVSADHLKEIFINFGNLKDIHISLDEENVSGTNGGGSFICAKIKFENEMDARVAKEYMNGGQIDGKTVSIKYEYEGKGKGKHKHTNRNTNRNTNRNRNTSINTNTDMDTNTKHSVKREHKERAAGGDKRKRVRDDRRSSSSPSRVSEYSSRRSSSSHARRKKKSTRRR from the coding sequence ATGACTGATAACTGCCTATGCATTTACAacttaacaaaaaatgttagCGCAGATCACctgaaggaaatttttataaattttggGAACTTAAAGGATATCCACATTTCGCTGGATGAGGAAAACGTAAGTGGGACGAACGGCGGAGGGAGCTTCATATgcgcgaaaataaaatttgaaaacgaAATGGATGCGAGGGTCGCAAAGGAATATATGAATGGTGGACAGATTGATGGGAAAACTGTTTCgataaaatatgaatatgaGGGTAAGGGCAAGGGGAAGCATAAACATACAAACAGAAACACAAACAGAAACACAAACAGAAACAGAAACACGAGTATAAACACAAATACGGATATGGACACAAATACAAAGCACAGTGTTAAGAGGGAGCATAAGGAGAGGGCTGCTGGGGGGGACAAAAGGAAACGCGTCAGAGATGACCGGAGGTCCAgctcctccccctcgcgCGTATCGGAGTATTCCAGCAGGAGGTCCTCCAGCTCACACGCGCggcggaagaaaaagagtaCCCGGAGGAGG
- a CDS encoding hypothetical protein (putative) has protein sequence MELSPNSVLSILKLLKRKKFKETVILKKVVNVIERNFYHYTYADVVYVVKILTFLNHFDESFFYFLFEKFLPPMGSTLPTATLVSTWGDKPGGGFPTYKAIHTYDEERLSCGQPYWNAVRKEHLKKVDEQEKDPLLGPVNFFSQVPQRKGPIHELSHLPLHLYEQKVKMKIDSCNIIREEEQIGKDKHMREVSFSLQYLEMYLNLFVYMGTCGHRDYDMLLRLSQIIRLCLLAGGGPLPEQGSSDIAVTTSTGGSGHVTQQASRFHSNLRKRAEPQFVCFHDAIQKNKKEDNFFSRDGGSVVKLSRGAGYSPPQLKCHKKSNANIRPSNEETSDVSQGSSADNHVATPIGGGKKSCLRFSYKESEKINFENLKKKKKKQSALFGEDTNKDKKDMSDLKYLNVEMFRRAKLAQFSVDLKCGVQTGDRSCSESMGRVQRDSLLSKHFGDVHPAAIRLHNRRLFRRHLDELHPSERYTEKAPPKPRVGRGPKSGQDLRLIRYKEIRNLRNVCLRRYAQLFKGESHEEFHIVKTVHKTGEASEEDGTYSYEHPFDMISDGNLIHVDDSLFVDYTLCDNKKKVALRKHSHLVRKSNQMTRKEYAKEGATKEEQQWRENNPSGDLLKWLYRYKNCLNLFPNEKNSDIHLIDGDIKQLGECLQKWYQESGAKTASRTEQQTGKGKRKAPISLKQIALITNSCSNLYHFDKNLIDVLLSLVSDLFRSFYAVQILDEQKLFDSDSKELHTCPTSGRETYQCMYRFTKVWSFLTVCIQINRIVRNVLSLDHRHEAVTKLVHLFSSPYFLLNLNHLIYVVKKMDYLSKQMERPSLIKRFLLQYVDISLFTNIFFFFCKKVFILVTTSSADLVTEHLKPFHTFTYSMLTLHRDYTRQWVNHSEELSSTPFEGVSLRRNIEDTTFLQCINFYVMFVCATYPGWGEKIRDASPRLGREHCSHLGTSSGVTDEHSGKSGQTCEAIRVGCPHDTGQHSDMCAILALSLRYIKLLSCARDFPPARSGKREDPTRMHTSRQTCTNTHTKVRMNTHTKVCSNAHRQLLPALQFYYLLRRSVRKGNPTNINEETLPDFFPAFIIKWLNQEGVKEVPIHELFPVGHLQHRRPEGTPPVDTSTPSSHVDTTLYYYFFNFFFLRS, from the exons ATGGAATTATCCCCCAATTCTgtactctccattttgaaactcctaaaaaggaaaaaatttaaggaaacagttattttaaaaaaagtagtgAATGTGATTGAAAGGAACTTCTACCATTACACTTATGCAGATGTGGTGTATGTCGTTAAGATACTAACCTTTTTAAACCATTTCGAtgagtcttttttttatttcctctttgaaaaatttttgcctCCTATGGGTAGTACTTTACCCACTGCGACTTTAGTCTCAACGTGGGGAGACAAACCTGGGGGGGGATTCCCTACTTATAAAGCGATACACACATATGATGAGGAGCGACTTTCCTGTGGACAGCCCTACTGGAATGCAGTTAGAAAGGAACATCTCAAAAAGGTAGATGAACAGGAGAAGGACCCCCTGTTAGGTcctgtcaatttttttagccAAGTACCACAGAGGAAGGGACCCATCCACGAACTGTCACATTTACCCCTACAtttgtatgaacaaaaagtcaaaatgaagataGACTCTTGTAATATAATTAGAGAGGAAGAACAGATAGGAAAAGACAAACACATGAGGGAAGTCTCCTTCAGTTTGCAGTATCTTGAAATGTATCTCAATTTGTTTGTCTACATGGGGACATGCGGACATAGGGACTACGACATGCTACTCCGCTTATCTCAGATCATTCGCCTGTGTTTGCTTGCCGGGGGGGGACCCCTTCCCGAACAGGGTAGCTCCGATATTGCCGTTACCACCTCTACCGGAGGTAGCGGCCATGTTACTCAGCAGGCTAGCCGATTTCATAGCAACCTGAGGAAGAGAGCCGAACCCCAATTTGTGTGCTTCCACGACGCCattcagaaaaataaaaaggaggataactttttttcacgtgaCGGAGGAAGTGTTGTCAAACTGAGTAGAGGGGCAGGTTACTCTCCCCCACAGCTAAAGTGccacaaaaaaagcaatgCTAATATCCGCCCTTCAAATGAAGAGACTTCAGATGTCAGTCAAGGCAGCTCTGCTGACAACCATGTCGCTACTCccattgggggggggaaaaaatcttGTTTGAGATTCTCCTACAAggagagtgaaaaaattaattttgaaaatttgaaaaaaaaaaaaaaaaaacagtcagCTTTATTTGGCGAAGATACAAACAAGGACAAAAAGGACATGTCCGATTTGAAGTACCTGAATGTGGAAATGTTTCGGAGGGCCAAACTGGCTCAGTTTTCTGTGGATCTAAAGTGTGGTGTCCAGACGGGGGATAGAAGTTGCAGCGAGTCGATGGGGAGAGTGCAAAGGGATTCCCTCTTGTCGAAGCATTTCGGTGACGTTCACCCAGCTGCGATTCGCCTTCACAACCGCAGGCTTTTCCGGAGGCACTTGGACG agcTGCACCCAAGCGAGCGGTACACCGAGAAGGCCCCACCTAAGCCACGCGTTGGGCGCGGTCCGAAGAGCGGCCAAGATCTACGCCTAATACGATACAAAGAAATAAGAAACTTGCGCAATGTATGCTTGCGGAGGTACGCCCAGCTGTTCAAAGGAGAGTCACATGAGGAATTCCATATCGTAAAAACGGtgcacaaaacgggggaagccTCAGAAGAAGATGGGACGTATTCGTATGAACACCCATTCGACATGATTTCCGATGGGAACCTAATCCATGTAGACGACTCGCTGTTTGTGGATTACACTCTGTGTGACAATAAGAAGAAAGTAGCCCTGCGAAAGCACAGTCACTTGGTACGGAAGAGCAACCAAATGACGCGCAAGGAGTACGCCAAGGAAGGTGCAACAAAGGAGGAGCAACAGTGGAGAGAAAACAACCCTAGTGGAGATTTACTCAAGTGGTTGTACAGATATAAAAACTGTTTGAATTTATTCCCGAATGAGAAGAACAGCGATATTCACCTCATCGATGGGGACATAAAGCAGTTGGGGGAGTGTCTACAGAAGTGGTACCAGGAGAGTGGAGCCAAAACGGCAAGCAGGACAGAGCAGCAGacgggaaaaggaaaaagaaaagcccCAATAAGTCTTAAGCAAATTGCGCTGATTACCAACTCGTGCAGTAATTTGTaccattttgataaaaaccTCATTGATGTGCTTCTCTCCCTCGTGTCGGATTTGTTCCGTTCCTTTTACGCAGTGCAAATTTtagatgaacaaaaattatttgactCAGACTCCAAAGAATTGCACACATGTCCTACCTCAGGAAGAGAGACCTATCAGTGTATGTACCGTTTTACCAAAGTGTGGAGTTTTTTAACGGTGTGTATTCAAATAAACCGTATCGTGAGGAACGTCTTATCGTTGGATCATCGACATGAAGCAGTTACTAAGTTAGTGCATCTATTTAGCAGTCCTTATTTCCTACTGAACTTAAATCATCTCATATATGTCGTGAAAAAGATGGATTATTTATCGAAACAAATGGAGAGACCCTCCTTAATAAAAAGGTTCCTCCTGCAGTACGTAGATATTTCGCTATTTAcgaacatatttttcttcttctgcaaAAAGGTCTTCATTTTGGTGACCACCAGTTCTGCTGATTTGGTGACGGAGCATTTGAAGCCTTTTCACACGTTCACCTACTCGATGCTAACCCTCCACAGGGACTACACCCGTCAGTGGGTTAACCACTCTGAAGAGTTGAGTTCCACACCGTTCGAGGGAGTGTCTCTTCGAAGAAACATCGAAGATACGACGTTCCTGCAGTGCATCAATTTTTACGTTATGTTCGTTTGTGCCACTTATCCCggatggggggaaaaaataagagatgCATCCCCGCGGTTGGGGAGAGAGCACTGTTCCCATTTGGGAACAAGCAGCGGGGTTACAGATGAGCATAGTGGTAAAAGTGGGCAAACCTGCGAAGCAATTCGAGTTGGGTGCCCCCACGATACTGGCCAGCACTCTGACATGTGCGCCATTTTGGCCCTATCGCTTaggtatataaaattattgagCTGCGCGAGGGATTTTCCCCCCGCGCGTAGTGGCAAACGCGAGGACCCCACGCGGATGCACACGAGCAGGCAAACGTGCACGAACACACACACGAAGGTGCGCATGAACACACACACGAAGGTATGCAGCAACGCGCACAGGCAACTGCTCCCCGCTCTGCAGTTTTACTACCTGCTCAGAAGGAGCGTTCGGAAGGGAAATCCAACGAACATAAATGAGGAAACCCTCCCCGATTTTTTCCCCGCGTTTATCATTAAATGGTTGAACCAGGAGGGGGTGAAGGAAGTACCCATCCACGAGCTCTTCCCCGTGGGCCACCTACAGCATCGCCGACCGGAAGGCACCCCGCCGGTGGACACCTCCACGCCTAGCTCTCACGTCGATACAACGCTTTACTAttatttcttcaattttttttttttaagaagc
- a CDS encoding hypothetical protein (putative), which translates to MKCFLCDSEVLPTLNTFIVLDTVIQLLKESKRGGSKEKRGKKKKKALYLTNRIMMENFPPNFNFIWGYLNGQLHHQEGKQLPQGGGELCNMGEEGELDEPHEERRNSFEHTTQWSIHKVKDIKKGTVKRVTHFEPLTKEHLSVDQFKQILGDIHIKYIEKEKEEEKEKTLTEALYNLNKQKEYSLVIVNLALLFVKDKKKINIYAENFSSHYVDGRAKHTYGDSLNNTNENPFPPRNRNNFQSMLMEREMYDVPFFKSILSFHFCYSFLVNFDEYLNHDGEGVGGPYKDRDAQCGTSRGELAIGRRHTYRVRGRTHHRNAETTDRLPPSDRRTIATRLNQNHNLLEKHSVSRKRKLGEMAGGELLSGGYSSGASLGDREWSAPEEGSTTDAAPSDGSDRERHPHVEHPNLGHLRNLSDLSSLSNDDPRLEHMPREGNTHAKYFLTPRKKKKKKGNKKHLYIFDVVPKSDQYKKIYLNMLSLYCDCVYLIS; encoded by the exons ATGAAATGCTTCCTGTGCGACAGCGAGGTCCTCCCCACACTGAACACATTCATCGTGTTAGACACAGTCATACAACTGTTAAAAGAAAGTAAACGTGGGGGCAGCAAAGAGaaacgggggaagaagaagaaaaaggcccTCTACTTAACGAACAGAATTATGATGGAAAATTTCCCCCCAAATTTTAACTTCATATGGGGATACCTAAATGGGCAGCTGCATCACCAGGAGGGGAAGCAGCTCCcacaggggggaggagagcTGTGCAACATGGGGGAAGAAGGTGAATTAGATGAACCCCATGAGGAGAGAAGAAACTCCTTCGAGCACACCACCCAGTGGAGCATCCACAAAGTAAAAGACATTAAAAAGGGCACAGTAAAGAGAGTAACTCACTTCGAACCCCTAACGAAGGAACATCTGAGCGTAGACCAATTTAAGCAGATCCTAGGCGACATACACATCAAGTAtatcgaaaaggagaaggaggaggagaaggagaaaactcTGACCGAAGCGCTATACAATCTGAATAAGCAAAAGGAATACAGCCTGGTGATTGTAAATTTAGCACTCCTTTTcgtaaaggataaaaaaaaaataaacatatatgctgaaaatttttcttcgcaTTATGTGGATGGGAGGGCAAAGCATACTTACGGGGATAGCCTGAACAACACGAACGAGAACCCCTTTCCACCTCGGaatagaaataattttcaaagtATGCTCATGGAGAGGGAGATGTATGACGTGCCCTTCTTTAAGAGCATCCTGAGTTTTCACTTCTGCTACTCCTTTTTGGTCAATTTTGACGAATACTTAAACCACGACGGGGAGGGA GTGGGGGGACCATATAAGGATAGGGATGCACAGTGTGGTACTAGTAGGGGCGAACTCGCCATTGGGAGAAGGCACACTTACCGCGTGCGTGGAAGAACCCATCATCGAAACGCTGAAACAACGGACAGATTGCCCCCAAGTGATCGGCGAACTATTGCGACGAGATTGAATCAGAATCACaaccttttggaaaaacatTCCGTGAGTAGGAAGCGAAAATTGGGGGAGATGGCAGGGGGTGAATTGCTCAGTGGGGGCTACTCCTCCGGTGCGTCGCTTGGTGACAGGGAGTGGAGCGCCCCTGAGGAGGGAAGCACAACTGATGCCGCTCCGAGTGACGGCTCAGACCGGGAAAGGCACCCCCACGTGGAACACCCCAATCTGGGCCACCTGCGCAACTTATCCGACTTATCCAGCCTGTCCAACGACGACCCCCGCCTCGAACACATGCCGAGGGAGGGCAACACTCATGCAAAGTACTTCCTGACCCcgcggaagaaaaagaaaaaaaaaggaaacaaaaaacatCTATACATCTTTGACGTAGTCCCCAAATCTGAtcagtataaaaaaatttacctcaACATGTTATCCTTGTATTGCGATTGCGTCTATTTGATCTCgtga
- a CDS encoding hypothetical protein (putative), with amino-acid sequence SLLSIQSGGLLRGGEAATQRSAQEGTQTSAQTATQTAAQTAAQTAAQTAAQTATTHNGAYPPDGVTQLNEQNVHTLLHLYLKAEKVKNEELVLIINTLGSMDRTAFFYQMDLTKTQRVQLYEALIRRINFERTFDGKVLALFLFNLQKMLKLGEISEGVFFPTVLKLGTAFREAAAGTKLQAMWASNCNSEITKGRKNRELTSKGVEVPTKDVTNGLHSLNSLDDNLVGEGAQGRLPQLRRHFNLQEIGMVLQFYDALVEVSQGKKGNPGSNFQPARHTAFAQKGRSFYDGGAVAVRRMGGHTGKEGAAASHNVAAEDSAVEDSAANNPAAHNPAEDAPAEERPHLGKLYEPSVHLLKESLLFYAQASYEKKVKMNTLDFCTLLKGFSKVFKNTFLDRNILPIFQNFLMSNGKRIKINELQIILKLILEMRKSDFFLSLCCGRNCSIFEHLQSVLLRSVLSESPSWWNQERMEACIMCFYYMSFLNFNPNTYLVVNQFIMDHVTCSHAVALVPYVVVSKFNYHLLEVRAVRRAESVMVAEEAESVRVAEEAVAEEAVAEAEAVGTTSNDQLPPNKQLTHSFDGIDKLYQLINRHFQKYKTFFVLNCIYALTKLLKDNRTSTFPPFSNFLFPELFYKLSDRLLMHRGLGRQPHGDHIPTHYDYFVNYVKYNYCLLFLCQYIDLSIFLQKVSLGVEFPFAFYTPFNAYLTAEFLANYERMLRSGGFAVPRGVSEETNESSGPVTGAVTEAATGAASRTSALALAREVMNPPWREIQMEKKKLLENVTRYAKAHCKMMSVYDLIHLIKAFKVVAPLMGSGCLSTLHTCMSNFTFNGNVKTSSSFELLTELIKFMYHFELQNGEVFEDCHDTIVHMLILAFRIVFKNLPDRTDNNYLGMLQFSILYVSHFVRGANLVFNSLSLTDLKRADYFTSLSPMNLDKYPQSSCTFQ; translated from the coding sequence TCTCTTCTGAGCATTCAGAGCGGGGGGCtgctgcgggggggagaggcggcCACACAGCGCAGTGCACAAGAAGGCACGCAGACCTCCGCACAAACCGCCACACAAACCGCCGCACAAACCGCTGCACAAACCGCCGCACAAACCGCCGCACAAACTGCCACTACTCACAACGGCGCCTACCCCCCAGATGGAGTGACCCAACTGAACGAACAAAACGTGCACACACTGCTCCATCTATACCTCAAAgcagaaaaagtaaaaaatgaagaactcGTCCTGATTATCAACACCTTGGGCAGCATGGATAGAACGGCCTTCTTTTACCAAATGGATTTAACGAAAACTCAGAGGGTCCAACTTTACGAGGCTCTCATAAGACGAATAAATTTCGAGCGTACGTTCGATGGGAAGGTACTTGCGCTCTTCCtatttaatttacaaaaaatgctTAAATTGGGGGAGATATCGGAAGGGGTCTTTTTCCCCACTGTGCTGAAATTGGGTACTGCCTTCAGAGAGGCTGCCGCGGGGACGAAGTTGCAGGCCATGTGGGCGTCGAATTGCAATTCGGAAATCaccaaggggagaaaaaacagagaGCTGACTTCCAAAGGAGTGGAAGTTCCAACGAAGGATGTTACGAATGGTCTGCATAGCCTGAATAGTCTTGATGACAATCTTGTGGGGGAGGGTGCCCAGGGGAGGCTTCCCCAATTGAGGAGACATTTTAACCTGCAAGAGATCGGCATGGTGCTGCAATTTTATGACGCCTTGGTGGAGGTCTCCCAGGGGAAGAAGGGCAACCCGGGGAGTAACTTCCAACCGGCGCGGCATACCGCATTTGCACAAAAGGGTCGAAGTTTTTACGACGGAGGGGCAGTTGCAGTGCGGCGGATGGGGGGACACACGGGGAAAGAAGGCGCTGCAGCTTCACACAACGTAGCTGCTGAAGACTCCGCTGTAGAGGACTCCGCTGCGAACAACCCCGCTGCGCACAACCCCGCTGAAGACGCCCCGGCCGAGGAAAGGCCCCACCTGGGTAAACTGTACGAGCCGTCAGTACACCTGCTGAAGGAaagcctccttttttacgcCCAAGCGagttacgaaaaaaaggtcaaAATGAACACTCTCGATTTCTGCACCCTACTGAAGGGATTCTCAAAAGTATTCAAAAACACATTCCTAGATCGAAACatacttcccatttttcaaaatttccTAATGTCTAATGGGAAGAggattaaaataaatgagttGCAAATAATCCTAAAGTTAATTTTGGAAATGAGAAAATCGGATTTCTTCCTATCCTTGTGTTGCGGTAGGAATTGCTCCATTTTTGAGCACCTGCAGAGTGTACTCTTGAGAAGTGTCTTGAGCGAATCACCCAGCTGGTGGAATCAGGAAAGGATGGAAGCATGCATCATGTGCTTCTACTATATGTCCTTCTTAAACTTCAACCCGAATACGTACCTCGTGGTCAACCAATTTATCATGGATCACGTGACATGCAGCCACGCCGTTGCGCTTGTGCCCTACGTCGTTGTGAGCAAATTTAACTACCACCTGTTGGAGGTGAGAGCCGTGAGAAGGGCGGAATCAGTCATGGTGGCAGAAGAAGCGGAATCAGTCAGAGTGGCAGAAGAAGCGGtggcagaagaagcagtggcagaagcagaagcagtgGGAACTACCAGCAACGACCAACTGCCCCCAAACAAGCAACTCACACACAGCTTCGACGGAATAGACAAACTCTATCAGTTAATAAATCGACACTTCCAAAAGTATAAGACGTTCTTTGTGCTAAACTGTATTTACGCTCTTACGAAGTTACTAAAGGATAACAGGACAAGTACCTTCCCacccttttcaaattttcttttccccgaGTTATTCTACAAGTTGAGCGATCGGCTCTTAATGCACCGTGGATTGGGGAGACAGCCACATGGGGATCATATCCCTACCCATTATGACTACTTTGTAAATTATGTCAAGTACAACTActgtttattatttctttgtcAATATATCGATTTGAGCATCTTTCTCCAGAAGGTCTCCTTAGGGGTTGAATTTCCATTTGCCTTTTACACTCCTTTTAATGCGTACCTCACCGCGGAATTTTTAGCCAACTACGAACGGATGCTGAGGAGCGGCGGTTTTGCGGTCCCTCGGGGGGTTTCAGAAGAGACGAACGAATCAAGCGGGCCAGTTACAGGGGCAGTTACAGAGGCAGCTACGGGGGCAGCTAGCAGGACCAGTGCCCTTGCGTTGGCGCGAGAGGTGATGAACCCCCCGTGGAGAGAAatccaaatggagaaaaaaaaactgttggAAAATGTAACGAGGTACGCAAAGGCGCATTGCAAAATGATGAGCGTGTACGACCTTATACACTTGATCAAGGCGTTCAAAGTGGTAGCCCCCTTGATGGGCAGTGGCTGTCTGTCTACGCTGCACACGTGCATGTCAAATTTCACATTCAACGGAAACGTTAAAACGAGCAGCAGCTTCGAGCTGCTAACAGAATTGATCAAATTTATGTACCACTTTGAATTGCAAAACGGGGAAGTGTTTGAAGACTGCCACGACACGATAGTGCATATGTTGATACTCGCATTCAgaattgtttttaaaaatttacctgACCGTACAGACAATAACTACCTTGGCATGCTGCAGTTTTCCATCCTATATGTGTCTCACTTTGTGCGCGGAGCAAATTTGGTTTTCAATTCGCTATCCCTCACCGATTTGAAACGGGCGGATTACTTCACGAGCTTGTCGCCGATGAACTTGGACAAGTACCCCCAGTCGTCGTGCACATTTCAG
- a CDS encoding hypothetical protein (putative): MELAASGKQEVKKNAQIEVNNINRIILNILCAEGLRKIKFILHVLRELLQKKTDILHAYITNDIDQLSTENSRKQLFNTLQEGIELCENESDYNVIRRKIEEYINALSETNEILCQNSPTDRNLKDNRNKIIEDGSLLLNIFLNMKRLNFASVLKELDAFKEEQNLLLNLRQNVYHKKQIVNILKDQIKEQIETTDRKKKVIQEKIQETERRKKIFFVKSMLYYMYKKEYVQANASSYEMNMNFKHHSTKETKEMMESDLKSYANINDYIKGFLNKRNDNLQNVHDELVEYYKKERRKRMQKLEQIKSEFKDSLREIQLKREQIAKYDQVNKQREEEEKEKMRSEIDEREHLKKHSEYVLFLQDIARSKIKDYEERRRRKLRKNAAKKKKK; this comes from the exons ATGGAACTGGCCGCGAGCGGCAAACaggaggtgaagaaaaacgcGCAAATcgaagtaaataatattaacagGATTATCTTGAATATACTGTGTGCAGAAGGattaaggaaaataaaattcatccTGCATGTCCTGAGGGAGctgctgcaaaaaaaaaccgaCATTTTGCATGCATACATCACCAACGACATTGACCAACTGTCCACGGAGAACAGCCGGAAGCAACT CTTCAACACCCTACAGGAAGGAATCGAGCTGTGCGAAAATGAAAGCGACTACAACGTcataaggagaaaaatcgAGGAGTACATTAATGCCCTCAGTGAGACGAACGAAATTTTGTGCCAAAATTCTCCCACGGAtagaaatttaaaa GACAACcgaaacaaaataatcgaAGATGGCTCGCTGCTGCTTAACATATTCCTCAATATGAAGAGACTGAACTTTGCCTCCGTCCTGAAGGAGCTGGACGCCTTCAAGGAGGAGCAGAACCTCCTGCTGAAC CTGAGACAAAACGTGTACCACAAGAAGCAAATCGTGAACATCCTGAAGGatcaaataaaagaacaaatcGAAACGAcggacaggaaaaaaaaagtgattcaagaaaaaatccaagaaacagaaagaaggaaaaaaatctttttcgTAAAGTCGATGCTGTACTATATGTACAAGAAGGAGTATGTCCAGGCGAATGCCTCCAGTTATGAGATGAATATGAACTTCAAACACCACTCGACAAAGGAGACTAAGGAAATGATGGAGAGTGACCTGAAGTCTTATGCCAATATTAACGATTATATAAAAGGCTTCTTGAATAAGAGGAACGACAAC CTGCAAAACGTGCATGACGAGCTCGTCgaatattacaaaaaggagagacgCAAAAGGATGCAAAAGCTGgagcaaataaaaagtgaatttAAAGACTCCCTTAGGGAAATTCAGCTAAAACGGGAACAAATT GCAAAGTACGATCAGGTGAACAAACAacgggaggaagaagaaaaggaaaaaatgcgcagCGAGATTGACGAACGGGAGCATTTGAAGAAGCACAGCGAGTACGTCCTATTTTTGCAAGACATAGCTCGAAGTAAGATAAAGGACTACGAAGAGAGGAGACGCagaaaattgagaaaaaacgcagcaaagaagaaaaaaaaataa
- a CDS encoding hypothetical protein (putative), protein MIKFAVGIICYYVVYCSYYVYQNVRTPVYEHVRDGKQNEKDQEGQHMSEKYIHRAFTNFFKQNDKVDYHLYMSCEENIDLNKYINEKEKYLKKNKNFINVYNINNVSYDWSYTHLPGGGTKWWNFLTPSKYPSVNLTIPRKLIKKKKEIYLHIFTYVNGELYRHGFVTRALTRGKPGGRKWTRREKYLWESFLDEEGEEEEEEEEEEGEEEGEEEEEEEEGEEEEEVEEAYNGKHTDQHTGQHTGQHTAHHADDAEGENDNDNDDDDDDEEEETHTGDASNDGQRKNASRETHQGVKFGPVIEHNDINVNKIGFFSNIFLDKENSLYLLPTYYNDHLTPEDEYELLQIGEKENFGGGRKKKKNTRGRRRRRISCHPPE, encoded by the exons atgataaaatttgcaGTAGGAATTATATGCTACTACGTTGTATACTGTTCATATTACGTGTATCAGAATGTAAGGACCCCTGTGTATGAACACGTAAGGGatggaaaacaaaacgaaaaggatCAGGAAGGACAACACATGAGTgagaaatatattcatagagcattcacaaatttttttaaacaaaatgacaaagTGGATTATCACCTGTACATGtcatgtgaagaaaatattgacCTGAACAAatacataaatgaaaaagaaaaatatttgaaaaaaaataaaaattttattaacgtGTATAATATTAACAACGTTTCGTATGATTGGAGTTATACTCATCTTCCAGGGGGAGGAACCAAATGGTGGAACTTCCTCACGCCGAGCAAGTACCCTTCCGTTAACCTTACCATTCCAAGGAAGCtcataaagaagaaaaaagaaatttatttgcatatatttaccTACGTGAATGGAGAGCTCTACAGACATGGCTTCGTCACACGTGCACTCACGAGGGGCAAACctggggggaggaagtggaCTCGCAGGGAGAAGTATCTCTGGGAGAGCTTCCTAGacgaggagggggaggaggaagaagaggaggaggaagaggagggggaagaggaaggggaagaagaggaggaggaagaggagggggaagaagaggaagaggtaGAGGAGGCCTACAACGGTAAGCACACCGATCAGCACACTGGTCAGCACACCGGCCAGCACACCGCCCATCACGCGGACGACGCAGAGGGGGAGAACGATAACGATAACGACgatgacgatgacgatgaggaggaggagaccCACACAGGTGACGCGTCAAACGATGGGCAAAGGAAGAACGCCAGCAGAGAGACCCACCaaggc GTAAAATTTGGGCCAGTCATAGAGCATAATGATATTAACGTAAATAAAATCGGATTTTTCTCCAACATATTTCTGGACAAAGAAAATAGCCTCTACCTTCTGCCAACGTACTACAATGATCACCTCACGCCGGAGGATGAATACGAATTGCTGCAAATCGGAGAGAAGGAAAACttcggaggaggaagaaaaaaaaaaaaaaacacaagaggaagaagaagaagaagaatatcaTGTCACCCACCTGAATGA